In Oryza glaberrima chromosome 8, OglaRS2, whole genome shotgun sequence, the following are encoded in one genomic region:
- the LOC127782210 gene encoding polyadenylate-binding protein-interacting protein 11-like produces the protein MAVVETSADHAAPPPPEGDAGEREMRDLEDLLSKLNPMAEEFVPPSLAAASPTAYAYYPTPTPSHVFPAVDGLAGPRPRKKGGGGGGGGGFGGQGHAGKRRMNSRTSMAQRDEVIRRTVYVSDIDHQVTEEQLAALFINCGQVVDCRMCGDPNSVLRFAFIEFTDEESARAALNLSGTVLGYYPVRVLPSKTAIAPVNPTFLPRSDDEREMCARTIYCTNIDKKVSQADVKLFFESICGEVYRLRLLGDYHHSTRIAFVEFVMAESATAALNCSGVILGSLPIRVSPSKTPVRPRAPRQLMH, from the exons ATGGCCGTCGTCGAGACCTCCGCCgaccacgccgcgccgccgccgcccgagggGGACgccggggagagggagatgcgGGATCTGGAGGACCTGCTCTCCAAGCTCAACCCCATGGCCGAGGAGTTCGTCCcgccttccctcgccgccgcctcccccaccgcctACGCCTActaccccacccccaccccctcccacGTCTTCCCCGCCGTCGATGGCCTCGCCGGACCCCGACCCAGG AAGaagggcggaggaggaggtggaggaggagggttcGGTGGCCAGGGCCACGCCGGGAAGCGCCGGATGAACAGCCGCACCAGCATGGCGCAGCGCGACGAGGTCATCCGCCGCACCGTCTACGTCTCCGACATCGATCACCAG GTCACTGAAGAGCAACTGGCAGCACTATTTATCAACTGTGGACAG GTTGTGGACTGTCGTATGTGTGGGGATCCGAATTCTGTTCTTCGTTTTGCTTTCATAGAGTTCACTGATGAGG AGAGTGCAAGGGCTGCTCTAAATTTGTCGGGAACCGTGCTTGGATATTATCCTGTCAGGGTGCTGCCATCAAAAACTGCGATTGCACCTGTTAACCCAACATTTCTGCCCAGG TCCGATGATGAGCGTGAGATGTGTGCAAGGACTATTTACTGCACAAACATTGACAAGAAG GTCTCTCAGGCAGATGTGAAATTGTTCTTCGAGTCGATATGTGGAGAG GTATATCGGCTGAGGTTGCTTGGTGACTACCATCATTCTACTCGCATCGCCTTTGTGGAGTTTGTGATG GCTGAAAGTGCCACTGCTGCTCTCAACTGCAGTGGTGTCATACTGGGTTCCTTGCCAATAAG GGTGAGCCCCTCAAAGACTCCCGTGCGTCCCCGTGCACCTCGCCAGCTGATGCACTAG
- the LOC127781899 gene encoding 60S acidic ribosomal protein P1, whose translation MSSSEVACTLAALILHDDGIPITSEKIATLVKAANIKVEAYWPGLFAKLLEHRSVDDLILSVGSGGGAAPVAAAAAPAAGGGAAAAPAAEEKKEEAKEESDDDMGFSLFD comes from the exons atgTCGTCCAGCGAGGTCGCCTGCACGCTCGCCGCCCTCATCCTCCACGACGATGGCATCCCCATCACC TCTGAGAAGATCGCCACCCTGGTGAAGGCGGCCAACATCAAGGTCGAGGCCTACTGGCCCGGTCTCTTCGCCAAGCTCCTCGAGCACCGCAGCGTCGATGACCTCATCCTCTCCGTCGGATCTG gtggtggtgctgctccagttgctgctgctgctgcccctgCTGCTGgcggtggtgctgctgctgccccagCTGCCGAGGAGAAGAAG gaggaggcgaaggaggAGAGCGACGATGACATGGGTTTCAGCTTGTTCGACTAA